The Candidatus Palauibacter scopulicola genome includes a window with the following:
- a CDS encoding HigA family addiction module antitoxin, with product MPEKTLAPVHPGEVLLEEFLEPMGISQYRLAKDIDVAPGRINQIVHGRRAVTANTALRLSHYFGTSARFWLNLQTGYDLDMARDLPLPAEMPRAAG from the coding sequence ATGCCTGAAAAAACGCTCGCGCCGGTTCATCCCGGCGAGGTGCTGCTGGAAGAGTTTCTGGAGCCGATGGGAATCAGTCAGTACCGTCTGGCAAAGGACATCGACGTGGCTCCGGGCCGAATCAACCAGATTGTGCATGGAAGGCGTGCGGTCACCGCCAACACCGCCCTGCGGTTGTCCCACTACTTTGGAACATCGGCGCGATTCTGGCTCAATCTCCAGACAGGTTACGATCTGGACATGGCGAGGGACCTCCCCCTACCAGCGGAAATGCCCCGCGCGGCCGGATAG
- a CDS encoding DoxX family membrane protein — protein MKRWGLLLLRVSTGWLLVMWGLDKFADVEHGQRVAESFYLGIGTQAVVQNVFGGLEIALGLLVVAGLLRKWAYPAAFVVLLITALAVWRSILDPWGWVLEGSQVLFYPSIIILAGSMVLWGTMDQDELTVDARMG, from the coding sequence ATGAAACGCTGGGGTCTGTTGCTGCTGAGAGTGAGCACGGGGTGGCTGCTGGTGATGTGGGGGCTCGACAAGTTTGCCGACGTGGAGCACGGCCAGCGCGTGGCCGAGAGCTTCTATCTCGGGATCGGTACGCAGGCGGTCGTCCAGAACGTGTTCGGCGGCCTGGAGATCGCCCTCGGACTGCTGGTGGTGGCGGGCCTGCTGAGGAAGTGGGCGTACCCCGCGGCGTTCGTCGTCCTCCTCATCACGGCGCTCGCCGTGTGGCGGTCGATCCTCGATCCGTGGGGCTGGGTCCTCGAGGGGTCGCAGGTCCTCTTCTATCCCTCGATCATCATTCTCGCGGGCTCCATGGTTCTGTGGGGCACGATGGACCAGGACGAGTTGACGGTCGACGCCCGCATGGGCTGA
- the ggt gene encoding gamma-glutamyltransferase — MMCMRDVATTLVLAVLPVTAAACGTADAESLRNSSSQEAAMNAPGSMAGRSTVYAPNGMVATSQPMASSVALGVLRDGGNAFDAAIAASSVLSLVEPHMTGLGGDLFALFWSAEEGRLVGLDATGRAGTHMTPERIRADGYDRVPGSGPGAVTVPGAIAGWGALNEKYGSRPLAELVAPAIALAEEGFPVTPIIAGQWRGQLGKLQADPGAAATYLIDGERAPEAGEWFRNPDFARSLRTIAAEGPAAMYGGELGTRVAEGLAELGGYLTPADMAAMEVRWVEPLSMDYKGWTIWELPPAGQGVAALQMMGMLEPFDLAGMGHNSPEYLHHLIEAKKVAFADLARHVGDADHMEIDPKQLLDPDYLASRRALINPAVAAERVEPGEFATATETIYLSVADRYGNMVSFIHSIYGSFGSGVVVPGTGFVLQNRGAGFTLEDGHPNQVAPGKRPFHTLIPGFVTRDGEPLMAFGVMGGSMQPQGHTQVVLNMIEFGMDPQQAIDAARFRHMGGLRVAVERLTDGLEAGMSALGHELVDWEGASFGGGQLVMKLERGWAGASDPRKDGLAIGH, encoded by the coding sequence ATGATGTGCATGCGCGATGTTGCCACCACTCTCGTCCTCGCCGTCCTCCCCGTGACCGCCGCCGCGTGCGGCACCGCGGATGCGGAGAGCCTGAGAAACTCGTCAAGTCAGGAGGCCGCGATGAATGCTCCGGGGTCCATGGCGGGGCGATCCACCGTCTACGCGCCGAACGGAATGGTCGCGACGAGTCAGCCCATGGCGTCGAGCGTCGCGCTCGGCGTGCTGCGCGACGGCGGCAACGCGTTCGACGCGGCGATCGCGGCCTCGTCCGTGCTCTCGCTCGTCGAGCCGCACATGACGGGACTGGGCGGCGACCTGTTCGCGCTCTTCTGGTCCGCGGAGGAGGGGCGACTCGTCGGCCTGGACGCGACGGGCCGCGCGGGGACCCACATGACGCCGGAACGGATCCGGGCGGACGGCTACGACCGCGTGCCGGGCTCGGGGCCGGGCGCGGTGACCGTGCCGGGAGCGATCGCGGGCTGGGGCGCCCTCAACGAGAAGTACGGGAGCCGCCCGCTCGCCGAACTCGTGGCGCCGGCCATCGCGCTGGCCGAGGAGGGCTTTCCCGTCACCCCGATCATCGCGGGCCAGTGGCGGGGGCAGCTTGGCAAGCTGCAGGCGGACCCGGGAGCCGCGGCGACCTACCTGATCGACGGCGAGCGGGCACCCGAAGCGGGCGAGTGGTTCAGGAACCCCGACTTCGCGCGTTCCCTGCGCACGATCGCGGCGGAAGGCCCGGCCGCCATGTACGGAGGTGAGCTGGGCACGCGGGTGGCCGAGGGACTCGCGGAACTCGGCGGCTACCTGACGCCGGCCGACATGGCGGCGATGGAGGTGCGCTGGGTCGAGCCGCTGTCGATGGACTACAAGGGGTGGACCATCTGGGAACTGCCGCCCGCCGGCCAGGGCGTCGCCGCCCTGCAGATGATGGGCATGCTCGAGCCGTTCGACCTGGCGGGCATGGGGCATAACTCGCCCGAGTACCTCCACCACCTGATCGAGGCGAAGAAGGTCGCTTTCGCGGACCTGGCCAGGCACGTCGGGGATGCCGACCACATGGAGATCGACCCGAAGCAACTCCTCGACCCCGACTACCTCGCGTCGCGGCGGGCGCTCATCAACCCGGCCGTGGCCGCCGAGCGCGTCGAGCCCGGCGAGTTCGCGACGGCCACGGAGACGATCTACCTGTCGGTCGCCGACCGCTACGGGAACATGGTCTCCTTCATCCACTCCATCTACGGCTCGTTCGGCTCCGGCGTCGTCGTCCCGGGGACGGGGTTCGTGCTGCAAAACCGGGGGGCCGGGTTCACGCTGGAGGACGGACACCCGAACCAGGTCGCGCCCGGCAAGCGGCCCTTCCACACGCTCATCCCCGGGTTCGTGACGCGGGACGGCGAGCCGCTGATGGCGTTCGGCGTCATGGGCGGGTCGATGCAGCCGCAGGGACACACGCAGGTCGTGCTCAACATGATCGAGTTCGGGATGGACCCGCAGCAGGCGATCGACGCGGCCCGCTTCCGCCACATGGGCGGGCTCCGGGTGGCGGTCGAGCGGCTGACCGACGGACTCGAAGCCGGCATGAGCGCACTCGGCCACGAACTCGTGGACTGGGAGGGCGCCTCGTTCGGCGGCGGTCAGCTCGTCATGAAGCTGGAGCGCGGCTGGGCCGGCGCGTCGGACCCCCGCAAGGACGGCCTCGCCATCGGCCACTGA
- a CDS encoding inorganic phosphate transporter, which produces MFETIALLLILGLATFDLWVGVANDAVNFLNSAFGSRVARRRLIMIIATIGILLGAFTSSGLMEVARRGVFDPSFFTNVDGTIILTSILALYLGVMAADVLLLDLFNTFGLPTSTTVSIVSELVGASIAVALWTTAGGFREALAVINTGPVLGIYTAIFLSVITAFVSAAAIMWLVRILYGFDLKESFPRWGWLWTGVSFSAMSYFVLFKGLQGAALLGEETMTMLREQIFLILVGVFVLSSVFALVLRRRPRTVVGVIVLTGTGALSMAFAGNDLVNFIGPSVAAFQAVLVEGVDLSGRVPTPPWALLAAGIIMAVALIRSRKARRVTDTEIRLAAQSHTPQRFRDSKLGTSIATWGYSGFLFAKRLTPRRIREHIEVQTAPPPPDPQDPPYDLLRASVNLTVAALLISIGTANRLPLSTTYITFMAAMGASFGDRTWTTIDGGQRVTGIMVVLGGWLLTGLIAASVAFMMASLIVLTGAAGLPIVAVLVAVGMWRLGRVHRPEPEHG; this is translated from the coding sequence TTGTTCGAAACGATTGCTCTGCTTCTGATTCTCGGGCTCGCCACCTTCGACCTCTGGGTCGGGGTCGCAAACGATGCGGTGAACTTCCTGAACTCGGCGTTCGGGTCCCGGGTGGCGCGGCGGCGCCTCATCATGATCATCGCTACGATCGGGATCCTCCTCGGCGCGTTCACATCGAGCGGCCTCATGGAAGTGGCGCGGCGCGGCGTGTTCGACCCCAGCTTCTTCACCAACGTGGACGGGACGATCATCCTGACCTCGATCCTCGCGCTCTATCTCGGGGTCATGGCGGCGGACGTCCTTCTCCTGGACCTGTTCAACACCTTCGGGCTGCCGACGAGCACGACCGTATCGATCGTGTCGGAACTCGTGGGCGCCTCGATCGCGGTCGCCCTCTGGACCACGGCGGGCGGATTCCGCGAAGCGCTGGCAGTCATCAACACCGGGCCGGTGCTCGGCATCTACACCGCCATCTTCCTCTCCGTGATCACCGCCTTCGTGAGCGCGGCCGCGATCATGTGGCTGGTCCGGATCCTGTACGGATTCGACCTGAAGGAGAGCTTTCCGCGCTGGGGCTGGCTCTGGACCGGCGTCTCGTTCTCCGCGATGTCCTATTTCGTGCTGTTCAAGGGTCTGCAGGGCGCCGCGCTTCTCGGCGAGGAGACGATGACGATGCTGCGCGAGCAGATCTTCCTGATCCTCGTCGGCGTGTTCGTCCTGTCCAGCGTGTTCGCGCTGGTGTTGCGGCGGCGACCCAGGACGGTGGTCGGCGTCATCGTCCTCACCGGTACGGGCGCGCTGTCCATGGCATTCGCCGGAAACGACCTCGTCAATTTCATCGGTCCATCGGTCGCGGCCTTCCAGGCGGTGCTCGTGGAAGGGGTCGACCTTTCCGGCCGGGTGCCGACGCCGCCGTGGGCGCTGCTGGCGGCAGGCATCATCATGGCCGTGGCGCTCATCCGGTCCCGGAAGGCGCGTCGGGTGACGGACACCGAGATCCGGCTGGCCGCCCAGAGCCACACGCCGCAGCGCTTCCGTGACAGCAAGCTGGGTACGTCGATCGCGACGTGGGGGTACTCGGGCTTCCTCTTCGCCAAGCGCCTCACGCCGCGCAGGATCCGGGAGCATATCGAGGTGCAGACCGCACCGCCCCCGCCGGATCCCCAGGATCCTCCGTACGACCTGCTGCGCGCCAGCGTGAATCTGACCGTCGCGGCGCTGCTCATCTCCATCGGCACCGCGAACAGGCTGCCCCTGTCGACCACCTACATCACGTTCATGGCCGCGATGGGCGCCTCCTTCGGGGACCGAACGTGGACGACCATCGACGGCGGCCAGCGCGTGACGGGCATCATGGTGGTGCTCGGCGGCTGGCTCCTCACGGGCCTCATCGCCGCTTCGGTCGCCTTCATGATGGCCTCGCTGATCGTGCTGACCGGGGCGGCCGGCCTGCCGATCGTCGCCGTGCTGGTCGCCGTCGGCATGTGGCGGCTCGGAAGGGTCCACCGGCCCGAGCCGGAGCACGGCTGA
- a CDS encoding putative toxin-antitoxin system toxin component, PIN family → MRLVLDTNIIVAGLLSPGGASAKLLDHALARDFTLLFSVALVLEYESTCKVPAQRIEAGLEEDEVGTFISAMCAVAEPIRSRFLWRPQLRDPADEMVLEAAINGNADALVTFNRRDFEDAADRFGIPVLLPKRALQWISG, encoded by the coding sequence ATGCGTCTTGTTCTCGACACGAACATCATCGTTGCCGGCTTACTAAGCCCCGGGGGCGCCTCGGCCAAATTGCTCGATCACGCGCTGGCGCGGGACTTCACCCTGCTTTTCTCGGTGGCGCTGGTGCTGGAATACGAGAGTACATGCAAGGTCCCGGCGCAGCGAATCGAGGCAGGCCTGGAGGAGGACGAAGTGGGAACCTTCATCTCGGCGATGTGCGCGGTGGCGGAGCCGATACGATCACGGTTTCTCTGGCGCCCACAACTCCGGGACCCGGCTGACGAGATGGTCCTGGAAGCCGCCATCAACGGAAACGCCGACGCATTGGTCACCTTCAACCGGCGGGATTTTGAGGACGCTGCAGACAGATTTGGCATTCCCGTGTTGTTGCCGAAGCGGGCTCTTCAGTGGATATCCGGATGA
- a CDS encoding aminotransferase class I/II-fold pyridoxal phosphate-dependent enzyme, with amino-acid sequence MRVPPFLMERWQSTFEHRVDYNLSESGVHPLTLSELLELIDLDLGGVRLEYGQSDGSDPLKAVIADLYEGAVPENIIVTTGGAEANYVVLWSLVSAGDRVVALEPTYGQTPGLARGLGADVVSWKLDEARGWQPAPGSAAEVITPGTRLVIVTNPNNPTGAVLTGAAMDEIVEAAEAVGAWILADEVYVGAEVEGPETPSFWGRYDRVIVTGSLSKAYALPGLRLGWITAPAHMHEEFWSRKDYTTITPATLSDVAARRVLSAEVRPRVLERTRGIIRANVARVTRWLDDRADLFSYRAPDAGAICYVRYGLDINSTELAERLRAERGVLVVPGDHFGMDHYLRIGFGNPAAELDEALDRVAALLEEACAAVA; translated from the coding sequence ATGCGGGTTCCCCCATTCCTGATGGAGCGGTGGCAGTCGACGTTCGAGCACCGCGTGGACTACAACCTTTCCGAGAGCGGCGTGCACCCGCTGACGCTGTCGGAACTCCTGGAACTCATCGACCTGGACCTGGGCGGCGTCCGCCTGGAATACGGACAGAGCGACGGTTCCGACCCGCTCAAGGCCGTGATTGCGGACCTGTACGAGGGCGCCGTTCCCGAGAACATCATCGTCACGACCGGCGGGGCCGAAGCCAACTATGTCGTGCTCTGGAGCCTGGTGTCGGCCGGGGACCGGGTCGTGGCGCTGGAACCGACCTACGGCCAGACGCCCGGATTGGCGCGAGGACTGGGCGCGGACGTCGTCTCGTGGAAGCTCGATGAAGCGCGTGGCTGGCAGCCTGCGCCGGGAAGCGCCGCGGAAGTCATCACGCCGGGGACGCGCCTCGTCATCGTCACGAATCCCAACAACCCGACGGGAGCCGTCCTCACGGGCGCGGCCATGGACGAGATCGTCGAGGCGGCGGAGGCGGTCGGGGCCTGGATTCTGGCGGACGAGGTCTATGTCGGAGCGGAGGTCGAGGGCCCGGAGACGCCCAGCTTCTGGGGCCGTTACGACCGGGTGATCGTGACCGGCTCCCTCTCGAAGGCCTATGCGCTTCCGGGTCTCCGGCTCGGCTGGATCACGGCGCCGGCGCACATGCACGAGGAGTTCTGGAGCCGGAAGGACTACACGACGATCACGCCGGCCACCCTCTCGGACGTCGCGGCGCGCCGCGTGCTGAGCGCCGAGGTACGCCCCCGCGTGCTCGAAAGGACCCGGGGCATCATCCGCGCCAATGTCGCTCGCGTCACCCGCTGGCTGGACGACCGCGCGGACCTGTTTTCGTACCGGGCGCCGGATGCCGGCGCGATCTGCTACGTGCGCTACGGTCTCGACATCAACTCGACGGAGCTGGCGGAACGGCTGCGGGCCGAGAGGGGTGTCCTCGTCGTCCCCGGAGACCACTTCGGGATGGACCACTACCTGCGGATCGGCTTCGGCAACCCGGCCGCGGAACTCGACGAGGCGCTCGACCGCGTGGCGGCCCTTCTCGAGGAGGCCTGCGCCGCGGTGGCCTAG
- a CDS encoding type II toxin-antitoxin system RelE/ParE family toxin: MIKRFRDRDAERLFQRRTVPRLAPDVQRSALRKLRMLDAAVDLADLRVPPGNRLKKLKGDRADQYSIRINKQWRICFLWRSGNAYDVEIVDYH; the protein is encoded by the coding sequence GTGATCAAGAGATTCCGCGACCGTGATGCCGAGCGCCTCTTCCAGCGCCGTACCGTTCCGCGACTGGCGCCGGACGTTCAGCGAAGCGCGCTCCGAAAGCTCAGGATGCTCGACGCGGCCGTTGATCTTGCGGATCTCCGGGTGCCGCCGGGCAATCGGTTGAAGAAACTGAAGGGCGATCGGGCCGATCAGTACAGCATTCGCATCAACAAGCAGTGGCGGATCTGTTTCCTCTGGCGCTCCGGAAACGCGTACGACGTCGAGATCGTCGACTACCATTAG
- a CDS encoding YncE family protein has translation MRQFVCSHQALPGAAIAAALAAAACAESPRQPVDTEEPFRVVTTIDVGAAPHGIRFSADGDTAWVALSGEGGIAVVDLSASAVVARWEAGDAPLDLVRVDGGWLVSQFRDSTLIRLDEEGRIVPGAVWDVGAGPSLFTPGTVRGETWITTEFSDRLWTVDTREGTPRAFHATGDRPYPADVMWDGSHAFVPNLDAGSVSVIDLLNGELDATVEACPGPPGGALTPDQVTYVVACGGSDEVAFINTASFAVTGRVSEGLGPRPFSVAVPADGRHALVNNAGGSTVSVIDLESRAVVQRLEVGEQPIVLRVHPDGERVFVANEISGTLVELAPTARSPAAESSAASGEEAVLNEVVVLGMIHSGHETSELFSLEVVSDLVREIDPDYWLTEIPPNRWDRAWAEFEATGTVEEPRVRRFPEYMEGLFPLSRELDFEVIPTAGWTEPMSDFRAAYLDAYSRDPDRAAGWAEYRAAADASAEALAAGAADDPRWIHTDAYDEAYDIRMRTYARLFDADLGPGGWDAINASHWAYIEAGLDRHRGEGVRFLLTYGAGHKGPFLRELRQRDDIVLLDVAPFLDRIEAAAPARQRAPRRPSTDPVFDSSEHRDLSERLLSVGSGFFMPDGGLVVVDRTEIHMIDMASGEHRVVGREGGGPEEFGFIGRAVRASESVILSDFHRGRIVSIGHDGDFGHSQSYLDVPLNSLQPRLVARHPDGSTVFRDRVDNTMVRKSEGRYWQQARYVAVDAAGGLRVVAETQGNERYSDTRRDSPVVFGHRTLEAATADRLVVAETDQGSISVLDWSGVPVASIPMPAGVRLSADQVRRGRDSEASEWEESRGRLMEAAVDGRFPFPPSAIEEGLPTWPDWPANEVAPPIDAMLTDFDSRLWVRDYRLPGQDGVTWRVWDIDRERLLFTVSMDGEDRLLDARGDAVLLRRLDPFDAHQVVVTPLRPEQANGGT, from the coding sequence ATGAGACAATTCGTGTGCTCGCACCAAGCCCTCCCGGGCGCGGCCATCGCGGCGGCGCTCGCGGCGGCCGCCTGCGCCGAGTCGCCGCGGCAGCCGGTCGACACCGAGGAGCCCTTCCGGGTCGTCACGACGATCGACGTGGGCGCCGCCCCGCACGGCATCCGGTTCAGCGCGGACGGAGACACGGCCTGGGTCGCCTTGAGCGGCGAAGGCGGGATCGCGGTCGTGGATCTCTCCGCGTCCGCCGTCGTGGCGCGCTGGGAAGCGGGGGACGCGCCGCTCGACCTCGTCCGCGTCGACGGCGGCTGGCTCGTGAGCCAGTTCCGGGATTCGACGCTCATCCGGCTCGACGAGGAGGGCCGGATCGTTCCCGGCGCCGTGTGGGACGTCGGGGCGGGTCCGTCGCTGTTCACGCCCGGGACCGTGCGCGGAGAGACCTGGATCACGACCGAGTTCTCCGACCGGCTGTGGACGGTGGACACCCGCGAGGGCACGCCGCGCGCGTTCCACGCCACCGGCGATCGCCCCTATCCCGCGGACGTCATGTGGGACGGGTCCCACGCCTTCGTCCCCAACCTCGACGCGGGATCCGTCTCCGTCATCGACCTCCTGAACGGTGAGCTGGACGCCACGGTCGAGGCGTGTCCCGGCCCACCGGGCGGGGCACTCACGCCCGACCAGGTCACGTACGTCGTCGCCTGTGGCGGGTCGGACGAGGTGGCCTTTATCAACACCGCGTCCTTCGCGGTCACGGGCCGGGTGTCGGAGGGCCTCGGCCCCCGGCCGTTCTCCGTCGCGGTGCCCGCGGACGGCCGCCATGCGCTGGTCAACAACGCGGGCGGGAGCACCGTCTCCGTCATCGACCTCGAGTCCCGCGCCGTCGTGCAGCGGCTGGAGGTCGGCGAGCAGCCCATCGTCCTCCGGGTGCACCCGGACGGCGAGCGCGTGTTCGTGGCGAACGAGATCTCGGGCACGCTGGTCGAACTGGCGCCGACTGCGCGGTCGCCCGCGGCGGAATCATCGGCTGCCTCAGGAGAGGAGGCGGTGCTCAACGAGGTCGTCGTGCTGGGGATGATCCACTCGGGCCACGAGACCAGCGAGCTGTTCAGTCTGGAAGTCGTGAGCGATCTGGTGCGGGAGATCGATCCTGACTACTGGCTGACGGAGATCCCGCCCAACCGCTGGGACCGGGCATGGGCCGAGTTCGAAGCCACCGGGACGGTCGAGGAGCCGCGGGTCCGCCGCTTCCCCGAGTACATGGAGGGACTCTTCCCCCTCTCCCGCGAACTGGACTTCGAGGTCATCCCCACCGCCGGGTGGACCGAGCCGATGTCGGACTTCCGGGCCGCGTATCTCGATGCCTATTCGCGGGACCCGGATCGGGCCGCCGGCTGGGCGGAATACCGGGCCGCCGCGGACGCTTCAGCCGAGGCGCTCGCCGCGGGCGCGGCGGACGACCCGCGCTGGATCCACACGGATGCCTACGACGAGGCCTACGACATCCGCATGCGGACGTACGCCCGCCTGTTCGACGCGGATCTGGGCCCCGGAGGCTGGGACGCGATCAACGCCTCGCACTGGGCGTACATCGAGGCTGGGCTGGACCGGCATCGCGGCGAGGGCGTCCGCTTCCTCCTCACCTACGGCGCGGGACACAAGGGCCCGTTCCTCCGCGAACTCCGCCAGCGCGACGACATCGTCCTCCTGGACGTGGCGCCGTTCCTCGACCGGATCGAAGCGGCTGCCCCAGCGCGGCAGCGCGCCCCGCGTCGTCCCTCGACCGACCCGGTCTTCGATTCGTCGGAGCACAGGGATCTTTCCGAGCGGCTGCTATCCGTCGGAAGTGGCTTCTTCATGCCGGACGGCGGTCTCGTTGTGGTGGACCGCACCGAGATCCACATGATCGACATGGCGTCCGGGGAGCACCGAGTGGTGGGGCGCGAGGGAGGGGGGCCGGAGGAATTCGGCTTCATAGGGCGGGCGGTTCGCGCGTCGGAGAGTGTCATCCTTAGCGACTTCCACAGGGGTCGTATCGTGTCGATTGGCCACGATGGCGATTTTGGCCACTCACAAAGCTACCTGGATGTTCCGCTCAACAGCCTTCAACCGCGGCTGGTAGCCCGTCATCCAGACGGCAGCACGGTCTTCCGCGACAGAGTCGACAACACGATGGTGCGGAAATCCGAAGGTCGATACTGGCAGCAAGCTCGGTATGTGGCGGTGGATGCCGCCGGCGGACTTCGAGTGGTCGCGGAGACACAAGGCAACGAACGGTACTCCGACACGAGACGTGACAGTCCCGTGGTGTTTGGGCACCGGACATTGGAGGCGGCGACCGCAGACCGTCTCGTCGTCGCCGAAACTGACCAGGGATCCATCTCGGTACTCGACTGGAGCGGCGTGCCGGTCGCCAGTATTCCCATGCCGGCCGGCGTCAGGCTGTCCGCAGACCAGGTGCGAAGGGGGCGAGACTCCGAGGCGTCGGAGTGGGAGGAGAGTAGGGGGCGGCTCATGGAGGCCGCGGTGGACGGCAGGTTCCCGTTCCCGCCGTCGGCCATAGAGGAGGGACTCCCCACTTGGCCTGACTGGCCGGCAAACGAAGTGGCGCCCCCGATCGATGCGATGCTGACGGACTTCGATTCGAGACTCTGGGTGAGAGATTATCGGCTTCCCGGCCAGGATGGCGTAACGTGGCGAGTGTGGGACATCGACCGGGAGCGGCTGCTGTTCACGGTGAGCATGGATGGTGAGGACCGGTTGCTCGACGCGCGAGGCGACGCAGTGTTGCTGCGCCGATTGGATCCATTCGACGCTCACCAGGTTGTGGTGACTCCGCTTCGCCCCGAGCAGGCCAATGGAGGGACTTAG
- a CDS encoding thioredoxin family protein has protein sequence MPRTAGDGHGEARRSWPARAALIAAFAGSLLPDPGAAQLPRQGAFDLEKGDIAVALDRTAYLAGEAADLAVRLTIEDGWHTNSYEPTYDYLIATEIEIEAPPDWPAAETPRYPPGEMKRFEFAPTAISVYEGEIFIRAVLPTPAGAATGTYPIRTNVTYQACDDKMCLAPVTTPATVGLTIDAGGEVANPEFFAAAEAGTGGGASQIGGAGRGFLWFVLLGFLGGLILNAMPCVLPVLSLKVFGLMKSAEGGRRALTTGSLATAAGIVLSFLLLAGAAIGARAAGVAVGWGIQFQEPVFVGALAVVILLFTLNMWGLFEIHLPGTLAKVGSSGPSEGLAGHLATGFFATLMATPCSAPFLGTALGFALTQDSVTTAAMFGAIGTGMASPYLLLAAFPAAGRVLPRPGAWMATFRVVMGFLLAATLVWLLFVMSGLVSAPRVAFFEIGLLAVALAIWLASRAQRGRAPRRLAGVAAAALTVVAVSTVAAGRSEAGPSTIGVAPEDRLIAWQPFDRERAEGLAAEGTYVFVDVTADWCFTCKINETLFLETEEVAGAFEQYDVIAMRADWTRRDDSISRYLADFGRYGIPFYVLYRPDQEPHVFSELISKSAILDLLGD, from the coding sequence TTGCCACGGACTGCCGGAGACGGACACGGCGAAGCGCGGCGCTCGTGGCCGGCGCGCGCGGCGCTGATCGCCGCCTTCGCGGGATCACTCCTCCCGGACCCGGGCGCGGCGCAGCTTCCCCGGCAGGGGGCGTTCGATCTCGAGAAGGGAGACATCGCCGTCGCCCTCGACCGCACGGCCTACCTCGCCGGCGAGGCCGCCGACCTCGCGGTGCGCCTCACCATCGAGGACGGCTGGCACACGAACAGCTACGAGCCGACCTACGACTACCTGATCGCGACGGAGATCGAGATCGAGGCGCCGCCGGACTGGCCAGCGGCGGAGACGCCTCGCTATCCCCCGGGCGAGATGAAGCGCTTCGAGTTTGCGCCCACCGCCATCTCCGTGTACGAGGGCGAGATCTTCATCCGGGCCGTGCTGCCGACGCCGGCGGGAGCGGCGACCGGCACGTACCCCATCCGAACGAACGTCACCTACCAGGCGTGCGACGACAAAATGTGCCTCGCGCCGGTGACTACGCCGGCCACGGTGGGACTGACGATCGACGCGGGAGGAGAAGTCGCGAACCCCGAGTTCTTCGCTGCGGCGGAAGCCGGGACGGGCGGCGGCGCCTCGCAGATCGGGGGCGCGGGACGAGGCTTCCTGTGGTTCGTGCTCCTGGGCTTCCTGGGCGGGCTGATCCTGAACGCGATGCCGTGCGTGCTGCCCGTGCTGTCGCTCAAGGTGTTCGGGCTGATGAAGAGCGCGGAGGGGGGCAGGCGCGCGCTCACGACGGGAAGCCTCGCCACGGCGGCGGGGATCGTCCTCTCCTTCCTGCTGCTGGCGGGGGCCGCGATCGGGGCGCGCGCGGCCGGGGTCGCGGTGGGCTGGGGGATCCAGTTCCAGGAGCCGGTGTTCGTTGGGGCGCTCGCGGTCGTGATCCTGCTCTTCACGCTCAACATGTGGGGACTGTTCGAGATCCATCTCCCGGGGACACTGGCGAAGGTGGGCTCGTCGGGTCCGTCCGAGGGGCTCGCGGGGCACCTGGCGACCGGCTTCTTCGCCACGCTGATGGCGACGCCCTGCTCCGCCCCCTTCCTGGGGACCGCGCTCGGCTTCGCGCTCACGCAGGACTCGGTTACGACGGCCGCCATGTTCGGCGCGATCGGCACCGGGATGGCCTCTCCGTACCTGCTCCTGGCGGCGTTCCCGGCGGCGGGGCGCGTGCTGCCGCGGCCGGGCGCGTGGATGGCGACCTTCCGCGTGGTGATGGGGTTCCTGCTCGCGGCGACGCTCGTGTGGCTCCTTTTCGTCATGTCGGGCCTGGTGTCGGCGCCGCGCGTGGCCTTCTTCGAGATTGGGCTGCTGGCCGTGGCCCTCGCGATCTGGCTCGCCAGCCGGGCGCAGCGGGGGCGGGCGCCGCGCCGCCTCGCCGGGGTCGCCGCGGCGGCGCTGACGGTCGTGGCCGTCTCCACCGTGGCCGCGGGGCGGTCCGAAGCGGGGCCCTCGACGATCGGCGTCGCGCCGGAGGACCGGCTGATCGCCTGGCAGCCTTTCGACCGCGAGCGGGCCGAGGGGCTCGCGGCCGAGGGCACCTACGTGTTCGTCGACGTGACGGCGGACTGGTGTTTCACCTGCAAGATCAACGAGACGCTCTTCCTGGAGACGGAGGAAGTGGCCGGGGCGTTCGAGCAATACGACGTCATCGCCATGCGGGCCGACTGGACGCGGCGCGACGATTCGATCAGCCGCTACCTGGCCGACTTCGGCCGCTACGGCATCCCCTTCTACGTGCTCTACCGGCCGGACCAGGAGCCGCACGTCTTCTCGGAACTGATCTCGAAGTCCGCGATCCTCGACCTGCTCGGAGACTAG